The following proteins are co-located in the Gordonia polyisoprenivorans genome:
- the tyrS gene encoding tyrosine--tRNA ligase, whose protein sequence is MSAQTSENAVTTSDILEELEWRGLIAQSTDLDDLRTALDAGPITLYAGFDPTAASLHAGHLVPLLTLRRFQLAGHRPLVLAGGATGLIGDPREVGERSMNAADVVEGWADRIGGQLRRFVTIDDAPNSAVLVNNLDWTGPMSVVDFLRDLGKHFSVNVMLARETVKRRLETDGISYAEFSYILLQSNDYLQLHRRHGCSLQIGGSDQWGNIIGGVDLVRRVDGDAVHALTVPLVTSSDGKKFGKSTGGGSLWLDPELTSPYAWYQYFVNTADADVVRYLRWFTFLDREEIAELERATEETPHLRLAQKRLAAEMTTLIHGSEHTAAVQLASQALFGRGDLDDLDEQTLAAALGETTVADYSGTRPTIVELLVDTKLCDSNKAARRAVTEGGAYVNNAKITDEEWRPADSDLLHGRWLVVRRGKKSFAGARIAP, encoded by the coding sequence GTGAGTGCGCAGACCTCGGAGAACGCAGTGACCACCAGCGATATCCTCGAAGAGCTCGAATGGCGTGGTCTGATCGCGCAATCGACCGATCTCGATGATCTTCGTACCGCTTTGGACGCCGGTCCCATCACCCTCTACGCCGGGTTCGATCCGACCGCGGCAAGTCTGCACGCCGGCCACCTCGTGCCGCTGCTGACGTTGCGACGCTTCCAACTCGCCGGCCACCGACCCCTCGTACTCGCGGGTGGCGCCACCGGACTCATCGGTGACCCACGCGAGGTGGGGGAGCGTTCCATGAATGCCGCCGATGTTGTCGAGGGATGGGCGGATCGGATCGGCGGGCAACTGAGGCGGTTCGTCACCATCGACGACGCACCGAACAGCGCTGTTCTCGTGAACAACCTCGACTGGACCGGGCCGATGTCGGTCGTCGACTTCCTCCGGGATCTGGGCAAGCACTTCTCGGTGAACGTGATGCTGGCGCGCGAGACCGTCAAACGACGTCTCGAGACCGACGGGATCAGTTACGCCGAGTTCAGCTACATCCTGCTGCAGTCCAACGACTACCTCCAGCTGCATCGACGACATGGCTGCTCGCTGCAGATCGGCGGGTCAGATCAGTGGGGCAACATCATCGGCGGTGTCGATCTGGTTCGACGAGTCGACGGCGATGCGGTCCACGCGCTGACCGTGCCGCTGGTGACCTCCTCCGACGGGAAGAAGTTCGGCAAGTCCACCGGCGGCGGTAGCCTCTGGCTCGATCCGGAGCTGACCAGCCCGTATGCGTGGTACCAGTACTTCGTCAACACCGCCGACGCCGACGTCGTGCGCTACCTGAGATGGTTCACCTTCCTCGATCGTGAGGAAATCGCCGAACTCGAGCGCGCCACCGAGGAGACCCCGCACCTCAGACTCGCGCAGAAGCGACTGGCAGCGGAGATGACGACGCTGATCCACGGCTCCGAACACACCGCTGCCGTTCAGTTGGCGAGTCAGGCCCTGTTCGGTCGCGGCGATCTCGACGATCTCGACGAACAGACGCTGGCTGCAGCCCTCGGTGAGACGACGGTGGCCGACTACTCCGGGACGCGGCCGACCATCGTCGAGCTGTTGGTGGACACCAAGCTGTGCGACAGCAACAAAGCTGCACGACGCGCGGTCACCGAGGGCGGGGCGTATGTGAACAATGCGAAGATCACCGACGAGGAGTGGCGACCGGCCGACTCGGATCTCTTGCACGGCCGGTGGCTGGTCGTCCGGCGTGGCAAGAAGTCGTTCGCAGGCGCGCGCATCGCCCCTTGA
- a CDS encoding Trm112 family protein, which translates to MSSRAEAIDPIVRERLVCPQDHGPLLDAGDELYNPRLQVAYRIDADGIPVMLADEARAVDDAEHASLTSGS; encoded by the coding sequence ATGTCGTCGCGTGCCGAGGCCATCGATCCGATCGTTCGGGAACGACTCGTGTGTCCGCAGGACCATGGCCCGCTGCTCGACGCAGGCGACGAGCTGTACAACCCGCGCCTTCAGGTGGCCTACCGCATCGACGCCGACGGAATCCCCGTGATGCTCGCCGACGAGGCGAGAGCCGTCGACGATGCCGAGCACGCTTCGTTGACCAGCGGTTCCTGA